The Austwickia sp. genome includes a region encoding these proteins:
- a CDS encoding ABC transporter ATP-binding protein produces the protein MSATTTSTGPTPPAPADPGWAVRTRGLRKTYRSRGGPQVAVAGLDMDVPSGGVHGFLGPNGSGKTTSLRMLIGLARPDAGSMEIFGHDVPSRLPAVIGRVGAIVESPKLFPTFSGRRNLELLADAIGTPRARVGAVLAEVGLADRGKDAYRGYSLGMKQRLAIAATLLKDPDLLIFDEPTNGLDPAGIREIRQTMRDLGARGKTVLVSSHILSEVEQVADTVSIIGHGRLLAQGPVRDILGTSSARARVVVGDLPRAQAVLEEGGLAVANDGTALYVDGVPDPADLTRRLADRGLYLSELTQVRPDLESVFLQLTAEEEQP, from the coding sequence ATGTCCGCCACCACGACCAGCACCGGCCCGACGCCACCCGCACCCGCCGACCCTGGGTGGGCCGTGCGGACGCGGGGCCTACGGAAGACCTATCGATCCCGGGGCGGCCCCCAGGTCGCGGTCGCGGGACTCGACATGGACGTGCCCTCGGGCGGCGTCCACGGATTCCTCGGACCGAACGGCTCCGGGAAGACCACCTCGCTGCGGATGCTGATCGGTCTGGCCCGCCCGGACGCGGGGTCGATGGAGATCTTCGGCCACGACGTACCGTCCCGCCTGCCCGCCGTCATCGGCCGCGTCGGGGCGATCGTCGAGTCCCCGAAGCTCTTTCCGACGTTCTCGGGCCGGCGCAACCTGGAGCTCCTCGCGGACGCCATCGGCACGCCGCGGGCCCGGGTGGGTGCGGTCCTGGCCGAGGTGGGGCTGGCGGACCGGGGCAAGGACGCGTACCGCGGCTACTCCTTGGGCATGAAGCAGCGCCTCGCCATCGCGGCGACCCTGCTGAAGGACCCGGACCTGCTCATCTTCGACGAGCCCACCAACGGGCTGGACCCGGCCGGGATCCGAGAGATCCGCCAGACGATGCGCGACCTCGGGGCACGAGGCAAGACCGTGCTGGTCAGCAGCCACATCCTGTCCGAGGTCGAGCAGGTCGCCGACACCGTCTCGATCATCGGCCACGGCCGATTGCTGGCGCAGGGCCCGGTGCGGGACATCCTCGGCACGTCGTCTGCTCGGGCACGGGTGGTCGTCGGGGACCTACCCCGGGCCCAGGCCGTGCTGGAAGAGGGCGGCCTGGCCGTCGCGAACGACGGGACCGCGCTGTACGTCGACGGCGTCCCCGATCCCGCCGACCTCACCCGCCGCCTCGCCGACCGCGGGCTCTACCTCTCCGAGCTGACGCAGGTCAGACCCGACCTGGAGTCCGTGTTCCTGCAGCTCACCGCCGAGGAGGAGCAGCCGTGA